The nucleotide sequence ttttttttctcaatttcTTATAACTTGCAttccatattttatattttatttatttatatttatatttaattttttaaatgttttaaataatgaaagtgGGTCAACATTCATATCGCCGATGTTTAGTACCACTTTATTCAAATACTtctgtaaaagaaaataaaagaaaaaaatggtttaacTTGGCAAGACAAAATATTGCAGATATCTATTTCGTTgggagtatggagggtagaggtaaggaggatcatctgtgtatatgaaaaagtgtcttcaaaatgtattaaattaggatggcgccacatttgcatcaaggtaactcttaaaagaagcgttaaatataaatattgttagagtaggcttgaaaaataaacaaggaagtaaggttatatttaccacaatattttgtacaacgtaagttgttgaaattctcaataattaactactttagtcgataatgacattaaattttttaactcggcatacttcaattcatctacgattgctacattcataccataccctgtgcatccaccagcgccattgtggaggatttttgaactgttatttagcgcatacaactggacactttttcaacttttctcccatataagatgactctccttacctctaccctccatagttgggagcaaagaaaaaaagaataaagttGCGAGTTaaccacagattaaaaatacaagtattttgaagttttatttgttcatttaaaattaaaaatactaattatttttactaaaataaattctaaatatttacatactcgGCTTTTTTGAAATTAGTTgcctattatttatatcaatcaCATGTGTCGGAAGATACTCTATGCCGCATGCCGTCTGCATGTTTGAGGCATAAATACGCTGTCAAGCGTCTGTGACTACTAAAAATTATCTGTGTCTGTTTTTAAATGTCAAGCAAGACCAGTAGTAATGTCAAACAAAGATACAAAattacattgtgctgttttggcactacgaaaagccataaatcaaaagaagaagaagatacaaaataaattgatCGTGTTTGTTTTGTTGGAAGAAGATTTGCTGAAAACATCAGAATTTAACCACAACAACTCATAGTACGCCTAATTGTTTTGaatgtgtaaaaatatgaaGTAATCAGCAACCGTGACATAATGCGACGAGGTCATTCAGGAATTGGCGGATGGCGTAGTGAGAATCCGCGACATTTTAGACCTAGGATTGGCGGCAATCCGCATTTCAGGCCCCCAAAGAGCTATGGCATACTAGAGACACCGAGGTATTTACtcaaatatactttataacttaaatgtaaacaaaaataaactgtcGCACGCCATATCCGAAGTGATTAACTCGAAGTGTCAAAACAAGCCTAAGCTATTACtataatatctttttattaaaataatgctttaacAAGTAAATTTTTCGGTAGAATCAAGTTttctatgaaatttaaaaatggtaaaagtgtaattaaatagtttttaaatgttttcagATTCCCGCCACCATTCGATGGTTCAAGGTCAATGCGATTTAATAATCGCTCTGATAAGTCTGACCGAACACCATCTGTTCATTCTGATAGATATAGATTTAGAAGTAACCAAAATGTTTATCAGAGACCACATCAACAAGGGGAGAGACGGTTACCGTCTTCACTGCAATGGACTAGGCAAACAGGTGATAGTCACAGAAACACATCCATAGCATCAAACAATTATTATGAAGATCAACCCATTGATCAGTTTCATCCTAATAGAATGAGTGAGATTGATAAAAGGCATATTCCCCAAATGAGAGAAGTATACAAACCACCTTTAATTTCACCATGGGAAGTAAATCACCCATTACATCATTCTAGTGGAAAAGAAGATAATGTATACAGACATGATAGAGGTCATCCAAACAAACCATCTGCAGCTTCCATGGAGTATACTGGGCATAGACCACCTGCATCTGATCACTATGGCTGCAATCCTACATCAGTTATTGATAGCACTAATACATTTAGCCGTTCAGTAGATGCTACAGTTGATTTAGTAAGAAAAAGATTGCTAAACCGCAGTGACCCACAGAATACTACTGATAACTTTGAGAATTGTCAAGATACAGCTGAGGATGGTCAAAAGTCACAAACAAGTAGTACCTTTCGAAATAATCAAAATGAGCAACCTCTAAGAAAAAAGTATCAAAGGCAACGTCATACTGACAAATCAAGTTGTGATAAAATAAGAAGCAAAATTGTACATCAACTGTTTAAAATGGATAAGGAGAAAATTCACAAACTTATGGACAATCCAAATTCTTCAACAAAATTTGAATATGCTATAAGTAGCTTGATAACAGAATCACAAAACAGCTTCAATAGACATCTAAGATCAGCTGCTGAGAAAACCCTATGTGGATCCAGTACTGATTTCattgaaaatgataataatactaTTTATGAAGACACATTTATGAAACAGATGCAATGTATGCTAGATCCACAAGATACTGTATTCCTGGAAGATATTAAGCCATTTGTAATGGCTGAAATAACTAAGGTATTACAGTTAAATGAATATGATCAAAATGTTCATATAGGTGATGATGGCATTGCTACCAATAGTCATGATGAACATCAAAATTATAATCtgcatcaaaataataataactttaatcaTGAGGAATTTTCTACTGAAGATATTTACTCTGggctaaataatatttcaccAACAGGTTATCAGAGACCAAAAAGTGTTGAACCTACCACTAATAATTATGGTGCATATGAAGATAACCTACCACATTATGGAGATTCTAAACATCTTTTTGATCGGAGACACAGAAcaaaaagttttagttttatgcAGGGTGGTACCTCTGAGATCAATTTTTATGGAAGAGAACTAGGAGATAAACCAAATGAAACTATAACTGGGGTTCCACAAGATTTATTTGATTCTAATGGAGATCAGCTCTCAGAAGATGAGGATCCATTTGCTGAATTAGATAAGCAGTATCATGTTGCAGTAGATCATGACTTCATTGAACAGGATGACATACTTAGCCCAAAACATGATAAAGATTTATATAACAGTAACtccataaaaacttttaaagtagAACCCTTATCGCcagataaaaacttaaaaagcatTGATAAGGATATTGagaaacaaatttttaatatgGCTCAGTCACCTTTAAAATTATCACTACCCATTAATAATACGTCAATCAAACAGGAGACTAAAGAAGCGCTTATAGAATGTAAAGAAGAATCATTATGCTGTTCTAACATTTTGTCTTTAGAAGAAAATAATGGGGACAGCACCAgtcataataatgataaaaccaACAAACAATATGACGCTGCATTCCAGGAAATCACCAAACAAACTGATACCACAGATCTGTCAAGTAATCTTAAATCCCCATTATCTAATCCCCGAAAACGGTCAATTGACCAAAGGCCATCACACCGTAAGGAAAAACGGAAAAAATCAGAATCTGAATCAAGTAAACaaattcttaataaaaatatcataataaatgtaaatgatTGTGCTTCTAAATCTTCAGATAAATGTGAAACCTCAAAAccaatatttaacttatttttctcaAAGGAACAAAGTAAGCTTGTACCAAAAGATAATAAGACAGGTTCAAATGACAAAAACTATACAGAAAAACATGTCAAAAGAAAAGAAACACCAAAAAGGACaactgaaaaaaatagtaaacgAAAAGATTCCACATCTTCAACACATCTCTCAAGTCCTACAGAAAACAGCCATATTAATAATGATGGTGATACAAATGCCACAACAACGACATCTAGCCAATGTGATAACCAAACTAAATCAGAGACAAAAACCATCCTAAAGCCAATAgatatgtttaatgaaaatccaaagaaaactaatttaattcatCAAGCACATAGAAATACTGCCCCTACTCCAAGTTCTACTTCCAACATTGAGTTAAACAAGAAAAGCAAACTTAAGGGACCTTTATGTAAACAGTTAATGAAAAGGCATATTGCTATTCAGGTCATAAGAAAAATGCATGCAAAGCAAACACAAACACCACCATCTAAGTGTGGCACACAGTCATGTCAAGCTAAAAAGAAGTATGCTACTAAATCGATACAAACTGATGTGAATATTCCAGATAAAACTGGCAACAAGTCAAATGATGCATTTGAAAGAATGAAAGAAATTGATTTAGAGATACAAGTTTTATTACAAGAAAAGTTTAAACTGTACAGCTCCATTGAAAGCAAAGATACTGGAACTAGCTCAATGCAAACATTAGGTATGACAGTTCTAAATGTTAGTCCTTACAATGGAGATGGTGAAAATGAAACCACAGAAGATTCACTCTCTGAAGATACAATTGTTAATGACTTTGCAAATATACCAGTAGAAGAACTGGAACAAATAGCATTGGAAACCGTACAAGAAGATGAAGACAGTAAATCCAATCAATCAAAACGATTTCGACGTCGCAAGGTTCCCTATGAGGAATCTCATTCCCAGAGCCCTGTAACAgtccaaaaaagaaaaaaatcaaagcCAAAATCCccaaatatatctttaattgAGCAAATTATTACCAATGAAGGGCCAATTGAAGATGACATAACATTGTTAGATGACTCTGAAATTCCAGAAATGAagtcgaaaaataaaaatacgaaaagaaagaaaaaaggtTCAACTCGGATTAGGTCAATCCCTAGGCGTAGAATAGTTAAACCCACAAATACTGTTCATTACACAATCAAAGAATGCTCTGTGGTTATAGAAAGAATAGATATAACACCATATAGACAACGTATATTATCTCAGGCATTGGAACCTGTTGTAGAGTTTTTGAATATAATTGAAGAGGAGCAAAGTACTGATAGAAATCGAAAAGGTATAGAAACCAATCTGAATATCATATGTGAACAGAATGTCAGCATCATTGAGGAATCTGTGGACAATGATATTCATTTTGATATGTTAGATGTCTCGGAAGATATTGTTGTTGGTGATAACTGTGAAGTAAAATCTTTGGAAGACAAAGAAGAAATCACTGAGAATGAAAATGTTGCAGTTTGTGAAGAAATAATTTTAGATAATAGTCAGTCATCCATGGAAGATGCAACTACACCAGCTATGGGTCAGGGAGGCGAGTGTAAAATGTATGATTACTCAGCAGATGAAAACTTACGCCGCGACTCTGTTGTCGTCAGTGGAAATGCTGATGCGGTTCTTGCATTAGaggtaaataaagtatttaattttttaaactttcccATGCCTTTTCTTATATTACAAAACGTTTTTATGCTTGACTTTAAAACAATCTGCCTACAAtaactttctttcttttttttacgtattaaatttgttataaatattgatacaaattttatttaaaaaattaaatttattcaatctgtatattataaaaatgatttcaTTCTGTTATCCAGTGTGTGGAAAGCAATTTCCTAGCTGCTTGTCTTGATGGCAATGTCTACTATTTCAATAATGATGGGCAGCTGTTGAGCACTTTGAGAGGATCAAATCTAGCTGTCACATGCATCACCatagttaaagaaaaatatggAACCACAGTGTACACAGGTTCCTTGGATTCCAGGATACGATATTACGACTTAGAGGTTTGAATACTTGGTTAACTGTATTTCTTTGTCTTGCATcataatcctaactaatattataaatgcgaaggtgtgtTCTAAgaaagcaaccaatcaactcgaTTTTTGGCGTCGAGTTTGTAGAAAGAATGGAGagtatattttgtttcaggaaaacaaacgtttccctgggtatttgtaaaaaaccattatttacgcaggcaacagctagtctttttttataattatactgcTAGGAATTTATTACTTAGATATATCTGTTATGTGAATATAAGGGATTTTAAActgttcaaaaattattttctgtttaaaatttttttgacaattttTGACTATTACATCTGCATGCCAATAAATTAATCATACATAATTATTTCAGACTGGTTTGGAAAAAGGCctagagtgcaatgttttaagTCCAATACAAACGATGGACCGAGCATGGGACACAGTATTTGTTGGTACAAGAACTGGATTTGTCTTGCAGTTTGAGTGTAAGGTATGAAATGGTTtatctttcatcaataaaatacaattattcccttattaataaacctGGTATAGCATTGGAGTAGTACAGAATATTTGTTGCACTCTGACATTTGAACATTTGTCatgggtttttaatttaagcaataaaatctCTTGCGTTAACCTTGCAAAGTTCCACACTCTCGGTTTGAGGATTGGTAGATCTTCACACtcttctaaaaatattatggagatCAAATActgtttcataaaataaataataataatattacaaattgtaTTTCAGAATAACATGCTGATACCAGTTAGTTCTGTAAAATTCTCGGACCAATCTATCCTCGCGCTTCGAGCAATGAAGGAGGGACCTCGAAAAGTGCTCCTTGTGGCGGCTCGGTCAGAAAATGTGACTATCAAAGACGCACAAACTGGTCTGTTGTTACGGACTCTGGTTGGGCCTAAGATGACAGTGTACTCTCTGCTTTTTGAAGATGGCAAAGTCTTTTGCGGTACCAGCAGTCACCAGATACACGTTTTTGACTATGCAGTAAGTTTTTCTCCCACTTATGTGGTACTATAGTGTACTAAAGGACATTACTTAGCGCCCATGTATAGCTCGCCTAAGAACCAACAGTCACGAAACATAGATTACTATGTTATAATAACACCTATACAAAAGAAGATTAAAACTACTGACTCTTAGAATCTCCTTGaagtatttattatcaatatcaataatattatttgacagccgattggcgcaatttgtagcgatcctgcattctgagtccaaggccgtgggttcgattcccacaactggaaaatgtttgtattatgagcatgaaagtttttcagtggctgggtgtttgtttatctatatattataagtatttatgtatattattcataaaaaatattcgtcagtcttcttagtacccataacacaaggtacgcttactttggggctagatggcgatgtgtgtattgttgtaatatatttatttattgtttttgagGTTATTTTGGATAATTTTGCTGTTGGAGTAAATATAAATTGGTTTTAATtggtcgatttttttttagatgtcCCTTTAGGTCGAGATTATCGTGTTCGCCCTtacaatatctataaataaagaCAGGTTAATCAAAGGACACAAAAATCCATTAGtagaaaaacagaaaaatcaCTCTGAACACTTAACAAAATTAAAGCTTACAAAGCCAAAGCCAGTACTTAAAAATTCCACCTAAATGAAAACTCCAAAAATCAAAAAGCATCAATAAgttcatttgaataaagaacattttgattttgacttttaaatatttgtctATCCAGAGTGGCACTCACGCGGGTACGCACTCCGGTGGTAAAGGTGCGGTGTGTCTGCGCGCGACAGGCGGGCTTCTATTCGCAGGCTGTTACGATGGCTGCGTGTACGTGTACCGCGAGAGCGAGGGCGAGCCCTTTGCGCAGATCCGTGGACCCAGCCTGATGCTGCTTTCATTGGCGGTGGTCGGCAGCAAGGTACGATATTCAGTATCAGTATTATACAGTACATTTTTAATCTAAGATTCGTTTCGACTATCTGAAGTCAATGTAAAACGGAACTTATATACATAGTTTTAAAGCTCTTCTACAGCAaatgttatttcaaaataaaaactagGATTACAGAACTAGCGACTCTAAACGTAAAAGAAATAGGTCTATTTTGCTTTGACCTcacagtgtttcgatactcgaaaaagACTACGATTGTGTGCCATCTTATAAAGGTACACATCTATTCCCCCTCTTACTTTTTatatcgaactgcgaggcatcgTAGTCACTACTAGTGTGGCAAAACTATAGATCGActattaatagttaaaaatacaGGAAATCAATAGTCTATATTGGTTTTGAATCTCATCATCTTCACATCACAATCTTGATCTTCAACTCTTGATGGACTATCGGTAGTAAGTAACAATGACTACTACCGATAGTTCATACCCTATAGTCCGTACCCCGTAATAAGTTAAAGACGCTCAACATAGTCGAtagcaattttttattgttgttacgCGACTGTGGTCATCACTGGACTAAACTGTTTTGCTGCTTTCCACCACCAAGTGGTCTTCACAGGCAACATATTTATATGGGAAGCATAACTTATATATGTACATCTCCGTAACATAGGCCTGTTGAATAAATAGAGTTTTGAGTTGGAGTTTGGCAAATCAACTGCTGCCTAGTACTAACAAGACGATCGGCTAACAActtataagaaaaattaaataatactgaTTAAATGCCATATTCAGATAATGTAGACAACCATTTAACATATCTTAAACTTCAAACtgacaataaaaatacttacttcCTCCCCTACAGTCGTCATATactatttgtattataattcaGTGATATTTGTTACAGATCATTGCGGGCTACAAGGACAGGAGTTTGTATATATGGAAAATACCACTTTGTATACTGCAAGAAATGATACTTTAAAGTTTCTACCGAGTTACGTAGAATACGCACCATTAAATTGTAGTTACATgttattttgtcattaaaatttataggtttaattaaaattaagaaagtgTATATTATTGTACCAGACGTATGAAGTAATAAAAGAGTTTAAAtgggttaaattattttattttaatatttttttagtagcaAAGGAAATGAAAGTAGTTCTTTGTTTTAAGTcctgtaatattaatttttcattatctcTTGAACCTAATAACAAAATTGTTTGATaacaataaactattttataccTAAAAATGGCAACTGAAAATCATTTAAGCttcttaatactaaaataaaatatagcctatattaaaaatagctCCTAATtgagataaaatattaaaatccttTCAGTAGTTTATCGAAGAGCAAAGAATTCataaccaaataaatattattacttaggCATTTCTCCAtttcattccactacacgttagcccttgactgcaatctcacctgttggtaagtgatcatgcagGCTAAAATGGTAGCTAGCCTAGTTTGTTCAACGCGGCATCATACTGGAATGCTGtttggtaggttggtaactagccagtaCCCATGCCCTTGGTAAAACTCACACACAGTGCTTAAAACCATGATAAATCTCATTAGGTTTGTGTTCTTCCATTCCGATAATGGAGCGAAGTGGTCGTATACTCACAGGCTTATAAATCATAGTGATTATATTTCAATgaagataatattaaagatttaagTAAACGTAAATACAAATTAGACATTGTTGTTAAAAAAGATagtcataatatttaaatgtttaatactCGAATATATCGTCAATATTATAAGCTTCTTGTTAAAAgtagtgtttatattctcttCGGCTTGTAATGCATCAAAAATTTATGTTTAACAATGAAGATACAGACATAACATGTTATTGGTTTCACattaaaacatatacatatactaatCCACAGCATTGGAATTACTAATATAATGCTAGagttatcaaaaatatataaattttgagtaTTTATTTAGGAAGTTAAAATTCactaaaatttacaaatattttagaacgttatttatttttgccaaGTGGCACTCCTGCCATTTGTGAATTTCTGACTTACGTCAGTGTGGGTGTTTCAGTGTCGGCGGCCATTATTCtacgtataatattataatttttttgtgttttgcgCTGCAATAAATTTGAAACAAAGAACTGTATTCCTTTTCGTTATAATACACCACGTAAACATTTTGTTtcaaatacatttatagtacAAAATGAATCCGGAATAGTAAGTATCTTTTGTGCTACATCCAACAAGGATGGGCTGAATATGGTTTCAATTTTAGCATGTTCATTTTAGAATTCACAAC is from Pararge aegeria chromosome 19, ilParAegt1.1, whole genome shotgun sequence and encodes:
- the LOC120631967 gene encoding uncharacterized protein LOC120631967, producing the protein MRRGHSGIGGWRSENPRHFRPRIGGNPHFRPPKSYGILETPRFPPPFDGSRSMRFNNRSDKSDRTPSVHSDRYRFRSNQNVYQRPHQQGERRLPSSLQWTRQTGDSHRNTSIASNNYYEDQPIDQFHPNRMSEIDKRHIPQMREVYKPPLISPWEVNHPLHHSSGKEDNVYRHDRGHPNKPSAASMEYTGHRPPASDHYGCNPTSVIDSTNTFSRSVDATVDLVRKRLLNRSDPQNTTDNFENCQDTAEDGQKSQTSSTFRNNQNEQPLRKKYQRQRHTDKSSCDKIRSKIVHQLFKMDKEKIHKLMDNPNSSTKFEYAISSLITESQNSFNRHLRSAAEKTLCGSSTDFIENDNNTIYEDTFMKQMQCMLDPQDTVFLEDIKPFVMAEITKVLQLNEYDQNVHIGDDGIATNSHDEHQNYNLHQNNNNFNHEEFSTEDIYSGLNNISPTGYQRPKSVEPTTNNYGAYEDNLPHYGDSKHLFDRRHRTKSFSFMQGGTSEINFYGRELGDKPNETITGVPQDLFDSNGDQLSEDEDPFAELDKQYHVAVDHDFIEQDDILSPKHDKDLYNSNSIKTFKVEPLSPDKNLKSIDKDIEKQIFNMAQSPLKLSLPINNTSIKQETKEALIECKEESLCCSNILSLEENNGDSTSHNNDKTNKQYDAAFQEITKQTDTTDLSSNLKSPLSNPRKRSIDQRPSHRKEKRKKSESESSKQILNKNIIINVNDCASKSSDKCETSKPIFNLFFSKEQSKLVPKDNKTGSNDKNYTEKHVKRKETPKRTTEKNSKRKDSTSSTHLSSPTENSHINNDGDTNATTTTSSQCDNQTKSETKTILKPIDMFNENPKKTNLIHQAHRNTAPTPSSTSNIELNKKSKLKGPLCKQLMKRHIAIQVIRKMHAKQTQTPPSKCGTQSCQAKKKYATKSIQTDVNIPDKTGNKSNDAFERMKEIDLEIQVLLQEKFKLYSSIESKDTGTSSMQTLGMTVLNVSPYNGDGENETTEDSLSEDTIVNDFANIPVEELEQIALETVQEDEDSKSNQSKRFRRRKVPYEESHSQSPVTVQKRKKSKPKSPNISLIEQIITNEGPIEDDITLLDDSEIPEMKSKNKNTKRKKKGSTRIRSIPRRRIVKPTNTVHYTIKECSVVIERIDITPYRQRILSQALEPVVEFLNIIEEEQSTDRNRKGIETNLNIICEQNVSIIEESVDNDIHFDMLDVSEDIVVGDNCEVKSLEDKEEITENENVAVCEEIILDNSQSSMEDATTPAMGQGGECKMYDYSADENLRRDSVVVSGNADAVLALECVESNFLAACLDGNVYYFNNDGQLLSTLRGSNLAVTCITIVKEKYGTTVYTGSLDSRIRYYDLETGLEKGLECNVLSPIQTMDRAWDTVFVGTRTGFVLQFECKNNMLIPVSSVKFSDQSILALRAMKEGPRKVLLVAARSENVTIKDAQTGLLLRTLVGPKMTVYSLLFEDGKVFCGTSSHQIHVFDYASGTHAGTHSGGKGAVCLRATGGLLFAGCYDGCVYVYRESEGEPFAQIRGPSLMLLSLAVVGSKIIAGYKDRSLYIWKIPLCILQEMIL